AGTAGACTAAAATAGTTAGTATTGATTGTGATTTGGCTGTAACATCCGTTCTGATTTCATCACCAGGAAGTATAGCTAGCTATCAGGTCTTGTATGTTTCTAACTGTTGCCATCGTTACGTTTTTGTGCGGTTGACTGTGAGTCATTGATCGTTGACTGGCTTGGCTACCTTTCCACATCAATTCACTATCGGTGGTAAAATATTAACGAAAGTGTGGCCAAATGACAATCGGATAATTCCATATCTAGTTTTCCATTCCTACTTAATGCACAAATCCATAGTTTAACCTGCTctatattttctaattttatggGAAACAGAAAACAGTATGATGTATGAGCTTAGCAACATTTAACATATATACTGACGACTAAATAAATAGAATTCCGAAGGTCAAATGGAGCACCTAAAATTAGGATTTGCCAAAAGTTCGGAATAAGAAAGCTACGTACAAGTACAACATCGATCAGATCCTGATAATTAATTGATTGCAATATTATAACTTTGATTTGAAAGTGgattagaaaaaagaacagaTTCGATATGAGCATCGGCATAATGAGGGAAGTCTAATACGGTActttaataatcaaataatctGTGATTAATAAATTGACCGGAAATTAATCATAACggaaaattttgcaacgtATTAAGTAATAAGCTTCCGTGCAATGTAGTCTATTACGGACCGATCTCAGCCGCGTCTTTATAGCTTTAGTTCTAATATAGAGCTAAAAATTGTGCTGCAAAACCCATGTTACATTGCTAGTTAAATAGTTAAATTCCAAATAGTTCCTATCATTAATTTACATATTTAACAAACGATTTCCTAATAGAGATgagataaaattttttgtagatGTGATGACTATTTAGGAAATGTCAAAGTTTCGACGGGGCGGGCTGAATATtttttagggtttttttttttttaattttaacagaTTTTGGATAAAGCTAATTGCTAATTGAGTGGCTTAATTTTAGGCATCTTCAACCTTGATCTCGTCTTCATCCTGTGGTTTTGgggttttctcttctttctcatcATCCTGATCTCCCGTGATATGTTTGATTTCCTCTTCTATCATCAAGTCGACACTGTCGATGCTTTGCTTGCGTTTCACGTTAGTGTCGTTCAACGTGTGAATGACCACTTTGGTTTCTTCCGGCTCCAAATCGATGTCCTTTGCAGCACTTTCGGGTCGATCGTTCTCTTTATTGTATGGCGAAACCGGTGGCTCACCGCCCCACGAGTGTGAAAGAATGCCATTGATTTCTTCAGCTAAATCATCGAATATTTCACTCGGCGATCTTTGCCCGGCCACCTGAAAAATCATACGTCAGGTATTTATATTAGTACGCGTTAGAATTGTATGGCAATTATTACTATATGAAGTTGTCCTTGTTGGTCGAAGAATTGAGCGACAGGAATAATGTTAGATCTGTAGTTGGTCATTTCGAAACGAGCTAAATTGATATCTATGTCGCCAGTCCTCGCGCCCAACTGAATTTGACGCTCTAGACTACGGTCACTCCAATCCAAAAGAATAACGCCATCAACAcgttgaaccttttttttccgaaataagaaattcaagCGCAAAACTATCAACTCGATCAAAGCCATTTTGACTAGTTATTACATAAGAGACATGATAGCACAAAGAAAATAGCATACCCTTGCCATGTATTCAACAACGTCTCTCATATTCCGAGGATATCCGGTGACGATCAAGGCGCTCGTTTCCTTTGTGTTAGACAttctttcaattaaaatttccagAGCTTTGTAGGCTGGAACGATGTTAGGATCCCGACTGCCTGTAATCGTTTATTAAGTAACTATAGTAAATGCtcactatttattttttaagtctaGATAGATTAGCTATTAGTGTAAgagaattcaataaaaataaataagttatGCAATCGTACCAATTTCCGAAGCTACTTCCAAAAATGTCGCTTGCATGTTTAGGTGTAAAAGGCGATCATCAATTCGAGTTAAACGGTCGCAATGAGTTATTTTCCCCGATCCTGGCCCACCtttaattttagaaacaatcacaacaaaacaaaataataagcttgaatataaataattaaataataataattaaaacaaaaaattatttccggTTAAGTACGCacctaaaataaatatgatgGGATTGTCCGGTGGATTTGTATCGATGGGTATGGTTTTCCGTTGAAGTGTTAGAGGAATTCGCTTTGGTGGCCCTGGACCGGAACTAGATGATTCAGTCATTATGGTGCCAGCTTCTTTTACATTCTCGCTGACAACCATGATTGGTTCAGACATTGTTCGAGTTTGCGGTTGTATACGCTGGTACCGCAATGAGCCGTTCAGTTGTCTCGGCCATGAGCCAAAGGTAGTTGGACTAGCATTTATGTCTTGGCCATTAATTAGGCCTAGTTGATTTCTACCTGTGAATCAGCAAACGACATACGATGCCAAAATttgtaacaatttttaaatagcatTTTAACAAGCAAACAAACTACATTTAGAGattgcaaacaaaattttttatgctGTTTTGTACATGTAGAAGCCAAATTCTCACCTGTATCCATGCATATACCCATGTCTTTGGCCACTGTAACTTCCTCACAGATTGAATACCGTGACTTCCGATTCCAGAGACGACGATCGAATGAAGTGTATCGTCGGATATATTCTCGATCCACTTCGTGTTGTGGGCAGAGATGTCGTTTTCGTATTGGTTACCACCGATCTGTAAGAGAGGAGCAGGTATAGACAACGCTCCTGCAAATGGAATATTAATGGATCACGGTCTCTCTAAAGTCACGAGATTTAGCCAGAAGCCCAATAGACCACCTAGATCAGATCGATGTTTAATAATGCCTGTATTCACAGGTATATACTGGTCTTGGATGCTCCAGTACACCAGATGATCGGTTGCTGGTATTGACATTGTTGTTGGGCATCGTATCCACCCTTATTTTGTCATTGAATTCAAGCCGCAGTGACATGGCGTATACAGGGTTGCTCATTCATTTTTGAACAGCTTTTGGATGGAGACCCTGCAATGTGCGTCGGATGTTGTTTCCAGTCAATTGGATCAAGGTCTTTCCACAGGAAATGTGGAGAGAAGCAAGTCATACAACATAAACATTATTTCAATACAGCTCTGTGTGCTTAATAACATACTTGAGCCAGTTCACGGTTTGAGCATACATATTCACTGATAGGTGGCACAAGTAGACAACGACTTTATAACAAAATTTAGCaatcaattattcaaattttctttaacttaGCGATAAAAAAAGcgatcaagaaaaaattgttcccAGGGCATGTCATGGTTATAGACTCCGGAGACTGGAGTGCGATAGCGTCTTTGAGCACTAGAGCGCACTGCATATTTTAAGAAAAGTGGAGTTCTACTTTCGGGCAtgcgaataattttttttaaattggagttctattgtcgaaaatttgagaaatttaaaattcagtaGAGTTCTATTATTGtcaaacatgaaaataattaatgaatttattggagttctattatcgcgtagtggagttctactgtcgcatagaaagaaatttagaattttttttttcaaatattggggttctattgtcggtgcaGTCTCTACCCCAATAGGATAGCGCAACGTTAAACGCTCCAGAAATATGTTATGTAGGAATAGATAGCGCAACGTCAGATTGATTCTCTCTGTATTTATACATATTCCGCAGCTATAACATATTATACATAATTTGAAGCATGAAATGGTTTGTTTACGTTGCTCCAGGCCTCCAGCATAGCCGTAGAAAAGGACTCAGTGCGCTGAGATAGCGCGACGTCAAACTGCAGCGcacctagcggcctgacgttGCAACAGCGACCGGGACCGGACGCCCGGACCCGGACGTTTCTTACTTTCTTCTGAACATGGCAATGTTGGCCGTTCTTTCTAAGATGGCTGCTGGCAATCGACACAAGAAGCGACTGCAAGTTGACAGCATTCCCGGAGGGACGGATCACCCTGGTTTGTATATTGTATTTTCGATTAATGATTTTGCTATGACCACCAGTTCAACAGCCGAAATTTATTGTGTAGTTGTCAGTTCATGTGAAAATTATGGCTGTAAGCCAAATTCCTAATTGTATTATTGAGTTATGTAGATctgcttgttgttgctgctgttgtagaTCTGCTGCTGATTGTAGTTGTAGAtctgcttgctgctgctgttgttgcttgCTCTTATGTAGATCTACTTGTTTATTGAGTTGATGTAGATCcccaactttcttcacttgacTTCACGCACTATTGAGAGACAATGCCAAGCACTGAAAAGTGAGAACCCTTCAGAATATTAGCTATTTTAATAATGCTTTaaccattatttgtttgtagagTTCTGCACAGAGTGCCGTAAGAGTTGGATATCaatgaaaagattgaaaatcatttacccATCACAATCACAACTAGTGATTTAATACCTCAATTCTTTCCCCTCATTGAGTGATGCCCGAGCCAGAATTGTAACACTGCaggtctgaaaagaagaaaaaaattgtatttgatttcctgttttaagtaactcttttcttcccttATGTAGGTGAAATTGAGCTTTTTGAAGTTGGACAACCATGCCTGGAAGgataaattcttctttttcctatacCGGCTGTAtgttttgtaagaaacacttcagaactaTTAAGGTacatatgttcaactttctaactgtgagatTACAGACTTAGTTAGTCGGTGACTATCTTTTAACGAATTTGTTGTAGAATTTGCAGTTGTCTACCTTGTAAATGCTTGCTAGCTGTAGGttcttttgcaacttttattcTGAAGAATTGTGTTTGCATAGTTTACTTTAACTTCtgtcatttttgtgtttgtaatttaaaacattgtttccttgatagttgatagtaattgagttttttttttgaataggaTAAATGTCTGGTAAAAGtatgagcttctttgttgctgcccaacgtacacatggatttgatgcagccagctgagggctttaactcttgtaaataatATAAAGTGACATTTACTCATctagattaattcattttgttttggttacAGTTTTATCGGTTTTATTCCACTAGTTGCTGCCCAATGTggtacgttgttgcagcctatgccggtgaaagatctttctacaacaagttcaattggccgttccttggtgatGTGTCAGCGAGGTTGTAtcgttattttgttaaattgtcatcgtgactatgCAGCAGTTTatcgtaaaaaacaaaaacaaatatgggatgttcatgtcaaacaaataataaacatgtctttggggttgggaaaggaaagtggaggaggatatttcaagtttggataaaaaacaGTTCATGTTtaaccctacaaacatatccctaccaaCTAATCTgcaaaccccacaaacttataccttccaattcttcaaaccccacaaacataaaCCTACCAACCTCTCAATTTATACCCTAAACCCCATAAACCAATGTGAAACCTTAACTGTAATATatctataataaataaaaatattctttgtactaaattctattttcattttgaaatgttgaaaaatttaataaacagagcgtccggttcaatgcggtttactactgcacgagtttaaacgcaacccgccaccaccgctgcggcaatgagacaaaaagcgatggtttagttttgcggaaatctttgtaacttgactgacggagatttccacaaaaaataaaccatggctatttgtttcattgggtagtggatgcattgttttaactcgcacatgctgttataggaaatgtctacggcccccagagatatttatctggaccgagaagaagagagaagtacgaggcaagtttttccggggagatgtagtcatactaggcttccgggttagactcatgaccctccaaaagttttcatcggatcatgcgccttccaagtccccgttcgaccagagccctcccctcctcctggtttcacagcgggtgagtgaccaccggcgggcgttggttagtggttagttagggaaacggggccacagaaaagaagggagcccagatatgcacttgtaatttataaACATTTACATAATTTGTcgatcttgaatttcagcgcGGCCGACCACTTGTCATATTCCACCAATTGATAAAGTCTATCAAAAAGCGGCAAGGGTAAACCTGAAAAGAGAATTAAGAGATTAATTACGAATGCAGTAAATTAATAAGATCAGGGGAAAATACCGGGAAAAAATCTGCCATAGTTGTTGGAGGAATGAGATCCTTGAAGTATTTTCTCCTCACTTTCTCTTCAAAAGTtaacctgaaataaaaataaatattctcaTTAGATCACAATGACAATAACACAATATGCCATTTCCATCACTTAAGAAGGACATCTACAACATTATTCACAATGTTTTATAAAACTAACAGGAATTTCAAGTGTGTGGTGAAGCTTAACATCTTTGGTATAACAATAAAGACAGTAgatgtaaatttgaaaaacttaaCTAAAttctctcattttattttaatgtactATGTGAACCGCAGAAACTACTCTCTTGACCAGTgtcataaattaaatttgagcAGACATAAATCCAGCACAGACTTAAATGGATGGCAGACAAATTGAAAGGAgtgcaaattttgaaaaaatgaatttgaaaaaattccctgAATAAACTAAACCCCTCCCATTGTGGTTATCACAGCGGAAGCATGACTAACAGGTGGATTATTCAGATTGAAGGGGAAACggcaacagaaaaaagtaagcCCTGGAATCACATTAATTGATCAAATCATTTTACCAAATTATGATCTTGCACCAGGTATTCTCTTCCATTTATCAAGATCAGAATCATCAAACGTTGCCTTGTTGGCCAATGAGCAATACTAAGAGAATAGAAATACTTTCACCATTAATGCTTAATTTCTATGCAAAAAATGTCACACAACTTACAATTTAGAGGATTTCAGCTGCCAGGCTGTTCAGTGTTAAGTTCAGAAGTGATATCTCCAGATTCTCGACCCTCCAaacaatattttgttttccatcttgTCACACtgaagttttcttttctctccttcctccTTATTATGAGTTTTGATTGAACTCTCCATCGTCTGGAGTTTTCTTTAATAGCTTCGCGTTAAATAAAGCCGAACGAAGATTTCTGGAAAACTCAATTCCTTCTGTCAAGAACAAAATGACGTGTAACATGCTGTCTGCTGTCAATGGCTAACATTATTCGCCATGCACCATCTAgggacaaataaaaacattaacGTTTAAAATATTGTCCCGAAATAGCAAataatgtttggaaaatttggaaaacaagTTATATTTTATCTACAAATAGCTTTTTTATTGAAGTTGTTTTTATCCTTCGGgtaattgtaaaattattatagattataataagagaaacaagCACATAATTACTTTAATTTGTAGATAATTTTGTCATACCAAATCGGCAAGGATGAGTTTTTGTATTTGGGGCGGAATGGACGATGGCTTCCAAGCCATATAGATCTTCGCTCTAGGACTACCAGACCCGATTCCATGTCATCTTAGAAAACTACAGCTTAGTTACCTAGAGTTGTTCAGTTGGTCACCAGGAAAATACCTTTATTCATGGAAAAATCATGATCAGCTTAGAGAAAATGTCGATCAGTTTATGTACCAAGCTCTCACGGAGCAAGAAGTCCAATAACTAGAAAACTGATACTGGCGCTCGTATGCTTAAACTCTCGAAGAGTTCGAATGGTTGAAGTTGAGATGCACCTGGCGCAGTGTAAACTCCTTGTGTTAACAAAACACAAGTCTTGCGAATTGGTATCATGTCCACGTCGATCAATTTGAGGGCGGTGTGTTAAAACTAATGAGAATCTTCTAGAAATAACTGATTTGTAAAACACAATTGTATCAGAGATTTATgtggaatgaaaaaatgaaggcTATTCATTACCagatttattaaatttcaaggTATTGCAAGTCGGTTTCCCATCGGCTTTAAAGTTTGCTGAGTTATCTCGATTcacagtttcaatttttcaattttttgcttCTTTAACCAGTGCAATACGAGTTCTTCATCACAGAGTAGCAGCACTGGAATCCCCATGGGTCATCTATCCAATAAGAGCCCCAGACCTAaatgatacatttttttaaattaaatatgaatAATCCAGAGTTATGTGTTTTATGAGAGTTACTGATTGATGGTTATTTATGTAAACATCCTCTTCGTAGCGGGAACTTACAACTGGTTTCTCAGCCCCTTTAATAATTTTCCCAGCTCGAGAGTACTCCACGTACTTTTCCGTTTGAGCAAGAAGGAGGGCTATAGGTGGAATCTCTAAATGTTCTTTACCGCCGTAACGCTCTAAGATACTCTCTTGAATGGagcttttgatttcttctttcttgccaACACACGCGACTTTAAGTTTCTCAGCCTTGGTGGGTTCAGCCAACAAATGTACGTCAACACCGGCATGTTGAGCTTCCCATGCAAACAACTGAGCCTGTGCATGTTTTGAAGTATCCCCACTGAAGCGAATGATATTTTCACCAGCATATGCAACCTGTTCAGCTTCTTTACCAGTATcttgaaagaaaggaaaaaaacatttaggatttcaaaataaatcattccATTAAAATTAGGTACCTTTATAGGGATTTTTCTCTCATTGAACGAGTTTTTGGATCGTAGTAGGCTGAATTAGAATCCAGATTTCGTAAATATTTTGCGGTATCTTCACGGATCCTTAGATTACGGACAGTAATTCTTTGCTTAGAATCAACTTTTGTTCCTGGCATGTCAATTTCATCAACATATTTATCTTCATCAAtatccatttcttcttctcctccatcTTTGTCTCCAGTGTTTAGCCTCTTAGCTTTGAGTTGTCTCTTAGTgtcttcaactttttcaaattcttctaTAATGCCCAAGTGTTCTGTTGGATCATAACCATTCCAACGGTCATGCTTCCCATCAAAGTCAAGTTTAAGTTCAGGCTGGATGAACTCATCTGGGGCTATTTCAGCAGCAGTGAATTTCGCCAATACTTTTCTTGGTCTTtccaaacaattattttttcgatgaGTCACTGCTCCACAGTTTTCACATGCACCTCTTCGGAATTTGGTTGTTAAGGAATCAAGGTTCACACCTTGTTGAAACTTTTTGCCAACCTTGGTCATAAGTTTTCGTTTATCATGCTCTTGAGGTCTTTGATGCTTTAGTGTTGGTCCAACAGTGTTGTAATACCACGGAGCAGATGAAATATATTGTGGAATGTGAGGATTGATATCTTTGCCTGTGTAAAAGTTAAAGTGATAGAGCATGTCTATATACTAATAATTGAGAATAATTACCTTCTTCATCTACTGCAGCTGGTGCAGATCCTGCTTTTCTGGCCTCGTCTAGCTCTTTTGCTTTTCTCCAGTCTTCACGAGTTTTTCTTTGAGGTTCATTAACTTTATCCTGAGATTTGCTAGCTATGAGCAGTGAAACTGGTAAGCTCGAAGTGTTCGACATTATATGAAATGGTCACACCAACAAgcttaaaaatgaattgagaCAATTCTTATGctacaattcaaataaatgacGTAAAATAGGACCGCTTTGTAGTTAGCTTATTTATTAACCCGTTTTATTACGAATTCACAAACTACGTCCTTTTTAACACGGAGAGATTGTGAATTCACAAAGTACGTACACGTAACAACGTTTGCAGACTGCAGACAAAATTCCGTGGAAGGAAGTCATGTTGCCTAGCGACTGTTGGTAGTACTAAACAGTCGCTCCGCCGCCGTCGCTTGTCGTTTCTTTTAAGcgggaaaaccaaattttgatTAGTAAACAGAAACACAgaagaatttgagaaaaattcgAAGATTGGAAAGAGGGCAATAAACCAATAATAAACTAATCAAGTTGAACGTTGAATATGACATTTATAAATTAATCCACTTATTAGTTTACTGGAATatgttttattgttaaattctttttcttataaattgATTACATTCGTATTGCTTTTTTAAAGTGCGGATTTGAAGTATTTGGAATAGCCGAAACCTCCAATGGTTATCGCTAAAaagccagttttttttttgttctggcaATGCCAAAAGGAAATCATTTTATGAGCTATTTCTGGTGGAACCACATAGAAAgtttaattataaatattgaaaGTGTGGAAGTAATATTTGGAAAGtactttattaatttaatcaaacttTGCAATTGTGCAGCTCTAGATAATTTAATAGGTATTGTAGGTTTGGCTGCCTGCACCAGTGCGCTGGTAAGGGAGGGCGGGGGCAACTGGGAGTTCGTAAACGTGAACGGGAGCAACTGGGAGCTCGTAGACGtggacgggagcgacgggcaagtgGTCGCCCTTTGGCCTGAATCCGTTTTCATCGGCGGTCCAGGTCAGAGTGAATTTCTCGCCCTCGGGGGAGACCCAGTAAGAAGATCCAGTGTTGGTGTTGCCATAAACGTCCTCGTAAGTGGCTTTGCCATAAGAATCGTAGGCGACACCTTGCATCTTCTTCTGCACCTGCGATTCCTCTCGGGTCGTGTAGTCGGATCCAGAGTATCtgcaaaatgaataaaaaccaatttttattattatttttcttaataaataaaaataaaataagaactTGCCCCCATTTGCTGCTTCCGTCGAGATTGCGGACGTCGTGTtggctggtgatggtgattCCACCATATTTGCTGTCCTTGTTGTAGCCGGAAGAACCGTAGCTGGGAGACGTCATGTAAGAGGAATCTCTATGGGTTGATTCATAGCCGGAAGGTGCGGCAACAGCAACGGCAAGTAGAGCAGCGACgataaactaaaagaaaaatgaaatttaaccagtaaaaaatgaaattgaataaaatggattattattagttaCCAGCTTCATGTTGATTCGATTGATTGACGACGAATGATACTTTGAATGGGTAATCGCTGGTTTTTTATACTCGCCGGAACTTCCCATGTTAACTATCTAATGTCTCAGTGAAAGGCCGTCACTTTGCTTTGACccgatttttcgtttttggaATTTTCTGTCACACCTTGTGGTCACCCAACAGCAAAGCCTGGCAACGCCCTTTACGAATTCAAGTCCATTCTAATTGCAAAATTTAAGAGTAAATATCTTTACTGTGATTGTTTGTTAAGAAGTGCAGAATTGAGAGATGGAAAGGGAAGGGCAAACGAAATTTCAACTgtatgaaattgaattgaaaaatgtacaCATCGACAACCGGTATTTTACGTTCAATAAGAAATCTAAATGGGCATGCACTTTCAAAACCAAACAAGTGacggaatttcattttctttaactaCTCCTCTGCAATGATCATAAACTAAGTGAAAAAATTAAGAGGAAAGGATTTAtcgaaatttttagaaataaaatgaattaaagtgACTTTATTCAGCGATGGACGTATTGAACACCAGTAGGGGATTCCCCCGGTTTCCCCTGATTGAAAGTTTTGCTTTCatctgaatttaaaaaagggtaaACAGGTTTAAAATAGTCAATCAAACTGCCCAACGCAAGTGTGGACCAGCTACAAACTTGTTAAACACAAGAAAggaagaagtaaaaatatgtaaatataatacttttgaaaaagacTCGTGGACCTTATCAAAAGCGCCAGATTGATGACAAAAAGATTTGATCAGAGTgtaaaaatgatgaattatTATGAATTTCGGCACTACAGATCGCCGAATACATATCAGTACAAGATAGCCtacttcaaatttctattatttctttGACACAAATTTAACGAAGTTCAGTAGTCTGTGCAGTTTGGAAGGGAAAACCTCAACttcttgtttgaaaaaaaaaaaaaaaaaatattggcgTATTCAAACTAACCCTGGTGTAGCTAAGCTAATATGACAGAGGTTTGTAGTATAAATTACCCCTTCAAAACCGCAACAGGCTGGCGTGTAAGTTAGAGGACCTTCACGTTCTCTTCAAAGTCTTCATACGAGTGGACGACTCCACAGGTGGAAAATAAAGATGTGATAAAAATATGTCGTGTAACATACTTCCGGTGGCAGTTCGGACCGTATATCTGCGAACGCAGTAAAACCGTTACTTACTCCTAACCTAAGAAAATGAATCCGAATGAATCACAAATCTTAAGTGAAAATGTAATCTACTAACACTAAATAACTCTTATTCACACAACTACTAATACTAGTGTGTTGTAGCATCTAATACcattgaaacaaatttaatgattAACAGTTCAAGGCCAGCCAGATCAATTACCTATCGTAAGACGTGGGACAATCTATTGTACGTACTCGAACGTTGTTGACTGCTGTATAGACCCGAATGAGAGATGGCGAACCGTAAATGGACAACATTTAATGAACGAAAATGTAAGAAACGGGGGAGGGGATAAATCTCACGAACAACGAAAATGCAATCGAAAGCACATGAATTACCTCAGTCAATCAGATTTTCTCCAGCGACGACGGAGCCATCGTTATTTGTGGCAATGCGACGGACGTAGAGTGACGTAGACTATAGCGACTTCATTCTGCTGGGCCAATACGCCCACTGTCTGACGCTGCTTGCCTGCCGCGCTCCATCAACGgacgaaaaaactaaaagcaATCAAAAATAACTAATAATTCAACAagacaatataaaaattcattcaagtttcaaagtaaaaaaaagaagaaaacaaaatctaatgagaggttaaaaaaattatatctaATGTTTCGTTGCTAGATAATGTGATTTCAATAACGGTAAGGatatgaatgaatgaatttgaaaaatttgaattgaaaaatgaacgaaTGTTGTAAGGTAATGCAAGTAGGACTAACTCTGATTGAAACACACACCAGGGTTCATCCACCTAAAAgagaacattttaaataacatGAACATTGTAAATCAGCG
This window of the Daphnia pulex isolate KAP4 chromosome 5, ASM2113471v1 genome carries:
- the LOC124194933 gene encoding uncharacterized protein LOC124194933, with translation MGICMDTGRNQLGLINGQDINASPTTFGSWPRQLNGSLRYQRIQPQTRTMSEPIMVVSENVKEAGTIMTESSSSGPGPPKRIPLTLQRKTIPIDTNPPDNPIIFILGGPGSGKITHCDRLTRIDDRLLHLNMQATFLEVASEIGSRDPNIVPAYKALEILIERMSNTKETSALIVTGYPRNMRDVVEYMARVQRVDGVILLDWSDRSLERQIQLGARTGDIDINLARFEMTNYRSNIIPVAQFFDQQGQLHIVAGQRSPSEIFDDLAEEINGILSHSWGGEPPVSPYNKENDRPESAAKDIDLEPEETKVVIHTLNDTNVKRKQSIDSVDLMIEEEIKHITGDQDDEKEEKTPKPQDEDEIKVEDA
- the LOC124194932 gene encoding LOW QUALITY PROTEIN: pre-mRNA-splicing factor Slu7-like (The sequence of the model RefSeq protein was modified relative to this genomic sequence to represent the inferred CDS: deleted 1 base in 1 codon); this translates as MSNTSSLPVSLLIASKSQDKVNEPQRKTREDWRKAKELDEARKAGSAPAAVDEEGKDINPHIPQYISSAPWYYNTVGPTLKHQRPQEHDKRKLMTKVGKKFQQGVNLDSLTTKFRRGACENCGAVTHRKNNCLERPRKVLAKFTAAEIAPDEFIQPELKLDFDGKHDRWNGYDPTEHLGIIEEFEKVEDTKRQLKAKRLNTGDKDGGEEEMDIDEDKYVDEIDMPGTKVDSKQRITVRNLRIREDTAKYLRNLDSNSAYYDPKTRSMRKNPYKDTGKEAEQVAYAGENIIRFSGDTSKHAQAQLFAWEAQHAGVDVHLLAEPTKAEKLKVACVGKKEEIKSSIQESILERYGGKEHLEIPPIALLLAQTEKYVEYSRAGKIIKGAEKPVVSSRYEEDVYINNHQSVWGSYWIDDPWGFQCCYSVMKNSYCTG
- the LOC124193865 gene encoding cuticle protein 3-like, translating into MGSSGEYKKPAITHSKYHSSSINRINMKLFIVAALLAVAVAAPSGYESTHRDSSYMTSPSYGSSGYNKDSKYGGITITSQHDVRNLDGSSKWGYSGSDYTTREESQVQKKMQGVAYDSYGKATYEDVYGNTNTGSSYWVSPEGEKFTLTWTADENGFRPKGDHLPVAPVHVYELPVAPVHVYELPVAPALPYQRTGAGSQTYNTY